CTTTTATTGTcgagtagtattccactgaatGGATATGCCGAGTTTTGCATACACTCttctgttgaaggacatctggatgCCTCCATTTGCAATGATTATGAATAGTTGCTAGAAATATAGGCTAACTTGTTTTCACGCAAACAGAAGTTTTCAGTTCACTCGGATAAATACCAGAAGTGTGATTGTTGATGTAATTGGAAAGTCTATGTTCAACTTTGTCAGAACTGCCTAACTGTTCTCCAAGACGACTATACAATTTTGCATTCCACCAGTGAAGAATGAGACTTCTCACTGACCCACAGCCTCATTGTCTTTGCGGATTGTCTGTTTGAttgattttagttattctaaGAGACGTGAAGCggtatttcattttggttttagtttacatttccctaatggcaAAAGATGTTAACCATCTTTTACATGCTTATTTGCCACCTTCATGTTTTCTCtgatgaaatgtctgttcagatcacTCGTCCATTTTTCAGTCGGGTGTTGCTGATCTcgctaaaaatattttattaacaataaCAAATTATAGCAAGATATTTTGGACTTTTAATACAACTTTTAAGGGCTAATTTCACCTCTATCTCatcctttttcaaattttagttctGTATATGTTTCTAATTTATGGAACATTAGTACAGAAGAGCATGAGTGTGGTTTACAATTTGATATATACCTACTGGGGGTACGGGCTCAAATTTCTTTATTGATGGGATTTGTGATAACGTTTGGAGACTGTTGCCTGAGAGAGGAGCTTGTGCTTGAAAGGGAAGCCCTGGCTGAGTTGAGCAGTGAGGAGGGCTGttgtggaggaagaagagaaaagaagataagGAAGGCCCAGAACGCAGTGATCACCCAAGTCCCAAGAAGTAGGATTCTAGAATCTCTAGGCAGTTGGGAACAAGAGTTAGGAACTCTTCTCTTGCTAAGGCTCTAAAGAAAGATTCTTGGTTGAAGACAGATCACTTTTGCCTTGTAAGAATCAGAAATGGCTTCACAGGGTGCAGGAAGCTTGTGTAAGCTGCCAGTCACCGACTGAGTAAGTAGAATAATGTTCCTTTCACAGAATCACCTGAGCAGGATCGCTGGGGCGGGCACCAGGAATCTGCCTTTTTGATGAGACCTAAATTATTCCAGTGAAACCACCTGTCCCAAAGAACCAGTAAAATCCACCTCTGGCTTGAAGGGCAGAGAACAGTGTGCTTGGGGCTACCACTTCTGTGAggtcttgtttcattttgttttgttggtgaCCAGTAAGATTCTAAGGGGACCCTTTCACGCAGGCGATAGAAACCAACTTAATATGTAAGCTCTGCATCATAAACCTCAGGTATCTCCCTCTCAGCGCCTAGCGCAGAGCTCACTGTTGTACATAAGGGACCATTTCTGGAAGGGATCAGATGAGTATCTTAGACTTTGTGACCTATACGGTCTCTAACACAACCACTCAACCCTGCGAAAAGCAGCCATACACATTCTATTACCGAATGGGCATAGCAATgttccgataaaactttatttacaaaagcaggccTGGGTTGCTGAGCCTTGCTATTCACTAGTACGTATTCTGTATACACCAGATGACCTTATTGCTTAGTTACTTTAAAGCCCCCATAGTGACTCTTCCTCGGGTCTTTCTGAATACTCAGCCCTGTTTTTAGCATCACCTTTCAATTGGAGAATGTAACTCTAGGAGAGGAAACTAATAGCTTTAGAAATCTCTAGGCAATGGCAGAAAATTATGCTGGatgaaaatatgtatgaatatCAAGTTCAGTATCATAAATTTcactccacccccatcccagcaAGACTGCTGTATTTGGGGAAGACATTGCTTTGAGAGAGGAAGCACTTCTAGAAAACCAGTAGACAACAaggcatggaactcttgatcctACTCCCACTTTAAATAATTCAGTGGGGGTCTCTTTATGGCTTCTCTACTCCCACCACCAACACTTCCCTCCTCTTGTGATCCATGGTCATCTGTCCCCTCTTGCTCAACAGTCAATACCAAGACTTTTAAGGGAACCTATGCAGCAGTGATGGAGGGGCTCAGAAAAACATTGGCTTTGCAATATAACACTGATATTTTTGAAACAAGGCTCCCACATTTGGAAATGTAttaagagaacagaagaaagataAGATGCTAAatcttcttatttcatttattttattttatttttattttttgagagagagagagcatgcatgcaagtgggggaggggtagaggcagaggaggggagaatctcaaacaggctccatgttgagaatctcaagcaggttccccccaatgtagggctcattctcatgactatgagatcatgacctgagttgaaatcaagagttgggtgcttaactaaTCGACCCACTCAAGCACCCATAAGTCTTATTTCAATAAAGCCCTgattaataaatcttaaaagttgtcCTTGCAGACCCATGTATCTGCCACCTCTGGTTGAAACTGGGGTGTATGTTTCCACATATATAAGGAATGCTTAACTCTTTGTATTCTATTTTGGTCTATTGATAGAGTTAAAATGGGACTCCTGGAAATGGAATGCCCTCTGTGGTTTCTAACTGAGCCTCAACAAAGAAGGGCTCATTTCTTTGCTGGTCTGATCCCAGAAACATAGCATTTACTTGAAAGTGACCATGAAGAAAAGTATTAAGGAAAGAGCCTGTACTCATTCCTTCCTTGTACTGTTTACTCCTGtactttgttttttccccatgCTGCTCTGAAAgatcaaaagaaacagaaattggggggtgtggggggtgctgggcaaaatgggtgaaggggatgggagacacaggcttccatttatgggatgaataagtcacaggaataaaagacacagcatagggaatatagtcaatgatattgccagagcgttgtatggtgacacttgtgatgagcataatGTAATGTATAAACATGTCAAATTACCATGTTGTACAGCCGAAACTAacgtaacactgtatgtcaattatactcaaaaatttttttcaatttaataattaaaataaaatgaagtaaaataaaaataaaagtaccaggAAAATTCTAGGCAGAACCATCCACAACTGTGGCAGATTTGAAGATCTCAATGGCAACAGACTTATCTCAGGACTCAGGACAGAGCAAGATTTTTTTGACACGGTCTCCTGTCTTTGACAGGTTCTGCCTACAACAGACCTGGGGATGAAGGCTGCCAGCATCTTGGCCCTGATTGGCTGCCTGGTCACCGTCACTGAGTCCAAAGTCTACACTCGCTGTAAActggcaaaaatattttcaagggcTGGCCTGGACAATTACCAGGGCTTTAGCCTTGGAAACTGTgagatttcttccttcctgttctttttctacttttgatctcccccccccaccccccactgcccgAGATATCAAATTCTCCCCACACCTCCAGCCTTGGCTTGTCCCCAGCTCTTCCACGGTCTGCCCCACCAGGGACGCCTGCTGGCTGTCCACATGTTCTTCTCAACCGCTGCTCTCTGGGGCTcctgtcctcctccctgcccctcctgtcctCACCCTTGGAGTCCATCAgtcagggaaggagaaaacaatGCCACCCTTGCTGGCGCAGTAGGGGGAGGACCTGAGTTCCCATCTAGTCCAGGTGTAGCCACCGACAAGGTATGTGGCTTAGGGTGTGCTCCGTGGGTATACTACCTGCCCTGTCCTTCCCCAAGCTAGGTTGGGACCACAGCATTATTATaacatgtataaagaactctCCTCTAAGAGCAGGGTTGGAGGGGAAAACATACATTTACTGGCGTTTCTGGCTTTTTCCTCCTCTAGGGATCTGCATGGCATACTATGAGAGCCACTACAATACGACGGCGCAGACCCAGCTGGAGGATGGAAGCACTGACTATGGCATTTTCCAGATAAACAGCTTCACGTGGTGCAGACATGCTAAGCTACAGGAGAAGAACCACTGTCACGTGGCCTGCTCAGGTACGGTTTTGCTTTTCCAAAAATAACGTCCTGGGGGATAAAGGCAGGAAAGCTGATCATGGAACATCCACCCGTTTTCTGTTTTAGCAGAGATTTCGAGTTCAGATGTGCAAGTAGGTCTATACCATGCCAACAAATTATGGAACGGCCCCCCTGGGTGACATTCAGAGTTCTGTGGCCTGCTTGCCCAACGAGGACTTATTCCTTCTAGGATGGTTTTCATGAAGCCACCATAACAACAGAGGGGTGGACAGGTGACCTTACTATCCTTCCATGCATATGGACATGAAATATCTTCAACAGGAAGGAGAGAGTTGTTTGCCAACTGCTTTCCATAAGCAATTTGCTCGAAGTATGCATTTATGCTTATTTGTACAGAATGAGACCActaaatacactttaaatttcTTAAACAGTGGAAATTAAGCTAGAATTCACTCCGAGGGTGCTACttcaattgtttaaaaaacatacatgTGCACCGAGTTGAGGCTGGCAGAAAGCATCAGACATGAAACCTGGTATTAGGACATGTCATATACTTTATGACATTAAATGACTATAACCAGGTGTTGGCTGAGTATGGTGGACTGCAGAGGACAAAGACGTTATGGATAAAGTCATGGAAAGTTTTGTAGACACAATGATATTTGATCTAAGACTTGGAAGATAAGGTAAGTAAGATTTGGACATTCAGAGATGAATCATTTCAGGTTAAGGGAACAATGAAAGCTAAAAAGTGCATGTGGGGAGGTTCGGTGCATGCACAGAGAGCAGTGAAACATTTGTATTATCTAGAACAAAGGGAACATAAAGACAAATAACAGGACATGGGGTTGGAAAGGTTGATTACCACCTGGCTGTGAAGGGCCTTGGAGGCGAGGCTGAGACATGTGTACTGATCTCTGCCTGCAATCGGAAATCAACAGAGGCCAGTTGCCTGAGCACTGCTCCAGAAGGATTAATCTGCAAACAGGGTGTGAGATAGGTTGAAGAAGAGACCGTTTAAGTGCCACTGCAAgtgtggaggggagagaaagatcTGAATGATGGTCATGGCTGGGAGTCATGGAGAATAACATGCAAGAGATACTCAACCAATCATCTCCACTCTACAACGCGAAGGCAggggttcatctgttttgttcactgaggTATCCTCATTGCCCAGAGTGGTACCTGGCCATAGTTTCAGGGTTCAAtagatattcattaaataaatgaatggaaggaaTGAGAAGCAAGGATGAAGACACGGAGTTATAAGATATTCTGTGGCGAACTCCttagaagcaaaaaataaacttttaatttccttttgacaCTACTATGTAATCAGTACATATGTCTGAATGTATGAAAGATTGAACAATGCGTTACTTTTCTAGTAAATTGTCCCTACACCTACATTAAAACAGAATGCTCACTAACTCCTGAGGCAGAGCACACAATTGTCGATCAACTCTTAATTTAGAACATTCTTTTTATGAGCCAAAATCTACCTCCTTAAAGCTTTCTTCCATTAATTCTAGTTTTTCTTCTGGATTTATTCAAAATGAATTTGTTCAGCCTTATACATAGAAACTGATTTAAATGCTTGAAAATGACTAGTCGATATTTCTTGTCTTTAATTCCTTACCTTCTGGACTAAAACATTCAGTATCTTCACCTTCCTACAGGTGTGAATTTTAAACCCCTCCCCATCCATGGTCAATTTCATTAGCATCCCCAAGAGCTTGCCAATGGAGTCTTCCAGTTAAACCCAGCAACTAGACATgtacgtttttaaaaatttatttctttaaattcaagttagttagcataccatgcagtattggtttcaggagtagaacccacgGACAtgcacatttttagaaaatgaaaagcaggagGACAAGGGCTGGCTAATTTAGTAATTAGAGAAATTTGAGTCCTAAACTGACAGTGGGAAAAGCCAAGAAGCAACCACAGAATCCTAAAAGGGCTCAGAAATCGGCAGAATCAGCTAATTCCGGAAACTCGAGTGAAGGTAGGTAGAGAATAGGAGGATCGATTGGAAGTCCAATTAAGGAGCAGCTAGACCATCAGATTCCCTTCCTGACTCTATTTAGCTACTGACTGCTCCTCCCCAATCCTGGCAGAATACTGGAGCTTTCCCTTCTGGAGAGAGCAAGTAAAAAGTCCCTCAGCTGAGGGAGCTCAACACCCTGTGAATGGGAGAGCTCCATACTGAAGACACGGGAGATTGAGTTGAAGTTTCCATAGTCCCAGTCACTTTCCTCCAGTTAGATCTCAGAATGATGGAAGCCAGAAGAGAAGATTCTGTTCTGGGGGATTCAGacagatgaaaaggaaataacTGAAGATTCTGAGTGGGACCTCTCCATGAACAAAActagccaggggcgcctgggtggcgcagtcggttaggcgtccgacttcaaccaggtcacaatctcgcggtccgtgagttcgagccccgcgtcaggctctgggctgatggctcagagcctggagcctgtttcccattctgtgtctccctctctctctgcccctcccccgttcatgctctgtctctctctgtcccaaaaataaataaacgttggaaaaaaaaaattaaaaaaaaaaaaaaaaaactagccagAATTCCCTATAGTGAGATACATAGTTGAAAATCTCAGTGTCTGTGTACAGAATTCCTAATCAGCTTTTTagtctctctttcttaaataagTGCACATAACCGAAGATCACCAGACATCATTGAAGCGTCATTGACGTGAAAGAATgagacaaagtaaaacaaaacaaaaacaaaacggaaaaaaaacaaaatcagataaaAGTAACTTGTTGAAAGCAGAGATGATACAGAGAcatgaaaatttcaaatgaaaaaggaaactatcattaatattttcatatagatAAACATGTCAGTCAtatcaatgaaacaagaaaaggatgctttcttttataaaaacagaagaaacatttaGAGAACAAGAGCCcctggaaatttaaaatatgatcgCAGACATGAAAACCTCCATAGATAAGTTGGAAGATAAGATTAAGGAACTCTCTCTAAAagcagaatgaagaagaaagagacagatggAAAATAGGGGAAGtaaggataagaaaaataaatggatctGAGTAATACAAGTTTCAGCAGGATAAGAAGGGAAACAGTAGATAGAGTgacatctttcaaaaatatttccaggaCAGAAAGACACGCATCTCCAATTTATAAGGTTCATCACGGGACGAGTACAGTCAATTAACATAGATTCACATTAAGGCACAGCCtcatgaaatttcagaaaacCAGAGAGTATTAGTATACACTATCGtcttcaaagagagagagaaacatgttCCCTACAGAAGATCAAGCATCAGAGTGGCATCAGACTTCTCAATATCAACGCTGGGAAGCTAGACGAAAATAGAGTCCTGTCTTTAAAATCTTGAAGAAAAGCTATTTCCAATCTAAATTTCCACACTAGCCGAATCCTCAATACATTATGAGTATAGAATGAATAGATTTTGAGACAAACAAGTTGTCTTTCCTACAGAAAGAATCCCGACTTGGTAAAACATAACCAATTCAAACTAAGTAATTCAGGAACTTTTAAAAGGGAGCTACTTACAAAAGTGCAGTCAGATTGCAGGGAAAC
The Lynx canadensis isolate LIC74 chromosome B4, mLynCan4.pri.v2, whole genome shotgun sequence DNA segment above includes these coding regions:
- the LOC115519392 gene encoding lysozyme-like protein 1, producing the protein MKAASILALIGCLVTVTESKVYTRCKLAKIFSRAGLDNYQGFSLGNWICMAYYESHYNTTAQTQLEDGSTDYGIFQINSFTWCRHAKLQEKNHCHVACSALLTDDLTDAIICAKKIAKETEGMNYWQGWKKHCEGKDLSEWKKGCEVS